The Egicoccus sp. AB-alg2 genome window below encodes:
- a CDS encoding PhoU domain-containing protein, with the protein MPFGFLRDDGSDRLDRIEATLQRMFADDRHAFDLAMSTLLGGAAPHSVGAELRATDHRVNEAEREIRRELVVHASVHGGIDTPAILIYMSIVKDVERIGDYSKNLYDLAADGARLDASPDVEQLNEIRFEVSGLISDAGDVFGARDPERARDVLMRGDQLLDDFDGRVSALVRGDDQSPNAVARALLFRYLKRIVAHLMNVLSAVVVPIDRLDYFDEDPEDRN; encoded by the coding sequence ATGCCGTTCGGGTTCCTGCGTGACGACGGCAGCGATCGGCTCGACCGGATCGAGGCGACGCTGCAGCGGATGTTCGCCGACGACCGCCACGCGTTCGATCTGGCGATGTCGACGCTGCTCGGCGGCGCCGCCCCCCACAGCGTCGGCGCCGAGCTGCGGGCCACGGACCACCGGGTCAACGAGGCCGAGCGCGAGATCCGCCGCGAGCTGGTGGTCCACGCCAGCGTGCACGGCGGCATCGACACCCCGGCGATCCTCATCTACATGTCGATCGTGAAGGACGTGGAGCGGATCGGCGACTACTCGAAGAACCTCTACGACCTCGCTGCCGACGGCGCCCGACTGGACGCGTCACCGGACGTCGAGCAGCTCAACGAGATCCGATTCGAGGTGTCGGGGCTGATCTCGGACGCCGGCGACGTGTTCGGCGCCCGCGACCCGGAGCGGGCGCGCGACGTGCTGATGCGTGGTGACCAGCTGCTCGACGACTTCGACGGGCGGGTGTCGGCGCTGGTGCGCGGCGACGACCAGAGTCCCAACGCCGTGGCCCGCGCGCTGCTGTTCCGCTACCTCAAGCGGATCGTCGCCCACCTCATGAACGTGCTGTCCGCCGTGGTCGTGCCGATCGACCGGCTCGACTACTTCGACGAGGACCCCGAGGACCGCAACTGA
- a CDS encoding anti-sigma factor domain-containing protein, translating into MRGEHERYEQLAVGHVLGGLDAGEAADFRTHLLGCRDCRLRVAELRDLAADLAAAERDERARSQVQTEVARRHDTHEPPPTGGRIGVRHVTIASIVVILLASAMAFWNLHLRTAAASYSQAAGYRGETLRQLSSGLPVVAEAAEGVSAFVVIDGDEVAFTVSGLPELAAGERLEVWLLDEERAIRAGPPVAAASVADGALAGHVDDRDADLLVITRERGPLNPEPGGTELVRVELGAPA; encoded by the coding sequence ATGCGGGGTGAGCACGAGCGATACGAGCAGCTGGCCGTCGGGCACGTCCTCGGCGGTCTGGACGCGGGCGAGGCCGCCGACTTCCGCACGCACCTGCTCGGCTGCCGCGACTGTCGGCTCCGTGTCGCCGAACTGCGCGACCTGGCCGCGGACCTCGCCGCCGCGGAGCGCGACGAGCGCGCGCGTTCCCAGGTGCAGACCGAGGTGGCGCGTCGCCACGACACACACGAGCCACCGCCGACGGGTGGCCGCATCGGCGTACGGCACGTGACGATCGCGTCCATCGTCGTGATCCTGCTGGCCAGCGCGATGGCGTTCTGGAACCTGCACCTGCGCACGGCCGCCGCGAGCTACTCACAGGCGGCCGGCTACCGGGGCGAGACGCTGCGGCAGCTGTCCAGCGGTCTCCCGGTCGTGGCCGAGGCTGCGGAGGGCGTCAGCGCGTTCGTCGTCATCGACGGCGACGAGGTCGCCTTCACGGTCAGCGGTCTGCCGGAGCTGGCTGCCGGCGAGCGTCTGGAGGTGTGGCTCCTCGACGAGGAGCGGGCCATCCGGGCGGGACCCCCGGTCGCGGCGGCGTCGGTCGCCGACGGTGCCCTGGCAGGGCACGTCGACGACCGTGACGCCGACCTGTTGGTGATCACCCGCGAGCGTGGCCCGCTGAATCCCGAGCCGGGCGGCACCGAACTGGTACGGGTTGAGTTGGGCGCGCCCGCCTGA
- a CDS encoding M23 family metallopeptidase yields the protein MRSRIVRVVALAAAIVLTAGLLPTVAGAQQAEQRQLAEAQSRLDALGREIRQAEARAEDADEALADADERLAEVEAVVNEVAAAVERQRGAVREAEQRLAEVEAEAAAVAEAFADRAARMFKEGPSVPFQLLLDSDGAEDAMTRTSYLRVITQADRVTIESLEAAEVAVEAERERLRAEQDRLEAMLAEQEELLAEVEELRQTRALAAAAARDDLERLESEQDDLEAESSQLEDLIREKQAARRAAERAAAREAEQQRAASSGGGGGGGGGGGGSANVSAPSSSGFAWPLCAPVTSEYGPRWGRMHRGIDQGAPTGTPIGASKAGTVIFAGWQGGYGNLVLIDHHDGVVTAYAHQSSMSVGSGQSVSQGQTIGYVGNTGNSTGPHLHFETRVNGSAVNPRQYLSGSPC from the coding sequence TTGCGTTCTCGGATCGTGCGCGTCGTGGCCCTGGCCGCGGCGATCGTGCTGACGGCAGGACTGCTGCCGACCGTCGCGGGCGCCCAGCAGGCCGAGCAGCGCCAGCTCGCCGAGGCGCAGTCGCGCCTGGACGCGCTGGGGCGCGAGATCCGCCAGGCCGAGGCCCGCGCGGAAGACGCCGACGAGGCCCTCGCCGACGCCGACGAGCGGCTCGCCGAGGTCGAGGCGGTCGTCAACGAGGTCGCTGCCGCGGTCGAGCGCCAGCGCGGCGCCGTGCGTGAGGCCGAGCAGCGCCTCGCCGAGGTCGAGGCCGAGGCGGCCGCGGTGGCGGAGGCCTTCGCCGATCGCGCGGCCCGCATGTTCAAGGAGGGCCCCAGCGTCCCGTTCCAGCTGCTCCTGGACTCGGACGGGGCCGAGGACGCGATGACGCGCACGTCGTACCTGCGGGTGATCACGCAGGCCGACCGGGTCACGATCGAGAGTCTGGAGGCCGCCGAGGTGGCGGTCGAGGCCGAGCGCGAACGGCTCCGGGCCGAGCAGGACCGGCTCGAGGCCATGCTCGCCGAGCAGGAGGAACTGCTCGCCGAGGTCGAGGAATTGCGCCAGACGCGCGCCCTGGCCGCCGCGGCCGCCCGCGACGACCTCGAACGTCTGGAGTCCGAGCAGGACGACCTGGAAGCCGAGTCGTCCCAGCTCGAGGACCTCATCCGCGAGAAGCAGGCCGCCCGCCGGGCGGCGGAGCGGGCCGCCGCCCGCGAGGCCGAACAGCAGCGCGCTGCCAGCTCCGGCGGCGGCGGTGGCGGCGGTGGTGGCGGTGGCGGCAGCGCCAACGTGTCGGCGCCATCGTCGTCCGGTTTCGCCTGGCCCCTGTGCGCGCCGGTCACCTCCGAGTACGGCCCCCGCTGGGGACGCATGCACCGCGGTATCGACCAGGGGGCGCCGACGGGCACCCCCATCGGCGCCAGCAAGGCCGGCACGGTGATCTTCGCCGGCTGGCAGGGCGGCTACGGCAACCTCGTCCTGATCGACCACCACGACGGTGTGGTGACCGCCTACGCGCACCAGAGCTCCATGTCGGTCGGCAGCGGCCAGTCCGTCTCGCAGGGCCAGACCATCGGCTACGTCGGCAACACCGGCAACTCCACCGGACCCCACCTGCACTTCGAGACCCGCGTCAACGGCTCGGCCGTCAACCCCCGGCAGTACCTGTCCGGCAGCCCCTGCTGA
- a CDS encoding VanW family protein: protein MGARKLAISLGAVVAVALAVVLLLAALLWFVQRGEILPNTVVAGVEVGGLTPPEAADALRGVADARREDAVIFSFEDEEYVIAPEDVGFEVALDETVATAAARGREGLPGDVAERVRSLWTAREYALQERHDDALLAARVDEIAGEVDREPFAGTVEADPDSLEVRVERPRGGASVQRDELTEVLTRAMLDPGPDEVDLPVETTPQPVSDEDVDRVADQVEGAVAAPLTLQAADTSLTLEPATIARLIDVVESGDGEDATLAIEVTPERIEEVLGDAVRRFDVEPENARFVVDRSPPSRFDDAGSTTFTPIEAPATVEGGSDGTRFEPEAAAEQLTTLFAENVREADLEVEVVEPELPAERAEDLRPTHVIGTFTTYYTAGQPRTQNIQRLADVIDDTVVLPGEQFSINEISGERRCDKGYVEAGTIVQGELVDTCGGGVSQFGTTTFNAAFFAGVQLDQWKAHSWYISRYPMGREATLSYPVLDVVFTNTTDAAIVVRASYTSESVTVTLYGQPIADAVRAEHGQPTNRTTPQTQTRTTSELSCGQEREVQGQTEGFTVEVVRTVERTGGDRDQQTIRTVYSPQNRIVERGAC from the coding sequence ATGGGTGCACGCAAGCTTGCCATCTCCCTCGGCGCCGTCGTCGCCGTGGCCCTGGCCGTCGTCCTGCTGCTGGCCGCGCTGCTCTGGTTCGTCCAGCGCGGCGAGATCCTGCCCAACACCGTCGTCGCCGGTGTCGAGGTGGGTGGGCTCACGCCGCCCGAGGCCGCCGACGCCCTCCGCGGCGTCGCCGACGCCCGCCGCGAGGACGCCGTGATCTTCTCGTTCGAGGACGAGGAGTACGTCATCGCCCCCGAGGACGTCGGGTTCGAGGTGGCCCTGGACGAGACGGTGGCGACCGCGGCCGCCCGAGGCCGCGAGGGCCTGCCGGGGGACGTCGCCGAGCGGGTGCGCAGCCTCTGGACCGCACGCGAGTACGCGCTGCAGGAACGACACGACGACGCGCTGCTCGCCGCACGGGTCGACGAGATCGCCGGCGAGGTCGACCGTGAGCCCTTCGCCGGGACCGTCGAGGCCGACCCCGACTCGCTGGAGGTCCGTGTCGAGCGGCCGCGCGGCGGCGCGAGCGTCCAGCGCGACGAGCTCACCGAGGTGCTGACGCGCGCGATGCTCGATCCGGGGCCGGACGAGGTGGACCTGCCGGTGGAGACCACGCCGCAGCCGGTGTCCGACGAGGACGTCGACCGTGTGGCCGACCAGGTCGAGGGCGCGGTGGCCGCCCCGCTGACGCTGCAGGCCGCGGACACCAGCCTCACCCTCGAGCCCGCGACGATCGCCCGGCTCATCGACGTCGTCGAATCCGGCGACGGGGAGGACGCCACGCTGGCCATCGAGGTCACGCCCGAGCGGATCGAGGAGGTCCTCGGCGACGCGGTGCGCCGCTTCGACGTCGAGCCGGAGAACGCCCGCTTCGTCGTCGACCGCTCGCCACCGTCGCGCTTCGACGACGCCGGCTCGACGACGTTCACGCCGATCGAGGCACCGGCGACGGTCGAGGGTGGCAGCGACGGCACGCGCTTCGAGCCCGAGGCGGCGGCCGAGCAGCTGACGACGCTGTTCGCGGAGAACGTCCGTGAGGCCGACCTCGAGGTCGAGGTCGTGGAGCCAGAGCTGCCGGCGGAGCGCGCCGAGGACCTGCGCCCGACGCACGTGATCGGCACCTTCACGACCTATTACACCGCCGGTCAGCCGCGCACCCAGAACATCCAGCGACTGGCCGACGTCATCGACGACACGGTCGTGCTGCCCGGCGAGCAGTTCTCCATCAACGAGATCTCCGGGGAGCGCCGCTGCGACAAGGGGTACGTCGAGGCCGGCACGATCGTGCAGGGCGAGCTGGTCGACACCTGCGGTGGCGGGGTGTCGCAGTTCGGGACCACGACCTTCAACGCGGCCTTCTTCGCCGGCGTGCAGCTCGACCAGTGGAAGGCCCACTCCTGGTACATCTCCCGGTACCCGATGGGACGGGAGGCGACCCTCTCCTACCCGGTGCTGGACGTGGTCTTCACCAACACGACCGACGCCGCGATCGTCGTCCGGGCCTCGTACACGTCCGAGTCGGTGACGGTGACCCTCTACGGGCAGCCGATCGCCGACGCCGTGCGCGCCGAGCACGGCCAGCCCACGAACCGGACGACCCCGCAGACCCAGACCCGCACCACCAGCGAGCTGTCCTGCGGCCAGGAGCGCGAGGTCCAGGGGCAGACCGAGGGGTTCACCGTCGAGGTCGTGCGCACGGTCGAGCGCACCGGCGGCGACCGCGACCAGCAGACGATCCGAACGGTCTACTCGCCGCAGAACCGCATCGTCGAACGCGGGGCCTGCTGA